From the genome of Aquila chrysaetos chrysaetos chromosome 12, bAquChr1.4, whole genome shotgun sequence, one region includes:
- the AKNAD1 gene encoding protein AKNAD1 isoform X7, producing the protein METMKNCKPSDWVKTQMNSSFSGELGCITDATDEEQDDLPYDGDVGITCKYSNNSDNLNDCTCTEDISGIFNLACSEDNKNIKATVNYETHPQPEEFSSHHRDATGTRGISVEMPGSEASFKKELLVGSYSKPGIKDHLANSKVSSVLLRHFPKGGLISTCQLIECETIPETSFTESIDDTVNKPEPSEHFKSPLAHEQWAANFQEYHLEKYKEVNTGNKNQNLLNENRCLPKPIFSTGKCGCSQENSQLINENEDTHVFQNTKTDSTLFKKTISPHELKYGQGQAHYCLPDFSKVASEVKVPQSSDNMNSVPTTERAKSFPILLSKSVIANNIPENKNYFNAEVENQKEMSIPELLQQLEMLTQHADTQNHIDHLRLNTTILPQSDFPNARIAIYSGDTGTSSEVFTVHAPISIQSTHGLSKARLQSGTAASALPAAGTVEAHCLNPSNLLPELTLGEKMSQILKDQTDQLIKNVEDFSKHMTQETLLLQDNYLALNQLKRYLGALERNYLTAREEHRNLQLQNYKDNVGEFDPERKVEGEIFRLGMLLEDIQEQTDDSKCNLSSLLTSCEPACSSYSLCESSAVSSIAEPPERRGIESAFLHKNNEAEKSQTTDAIPQTNQFSLEGDKCNLCLYMLQKRAESTFRRETEPLGKGDLLANKHSSNIMRFLSPEEKYAAEGLASHSQGTLSQKFNADEESMKGNTNMQERKTGTCSLFIQRKPTDLSDTNPSSDSEDISACDSYNDSQSKELVNCETESYKTFSSRLCGERKGLRCRCPRGSRDQFKLGNYKESVQSCALYRNKSSGSSCKTLRLPKPAIQAHMVKLSFHINTYPARSLQSTSEIEMPMIPMQIF; encoded by the exons ATGGAGACTATGAAGAACTGCAAACCATCAGACTGGGTGAAAACCCAAATGAATAGTTCATTTTCAGGTGAATTGGGCTGTATCACAGATGCAACTGATGAGGAACAAGATGACTTACCTTATGATGGAGATGTAGGAATAACCTGTAAATACAGTAATAATTCAGATAATTTGAATGACTGTACTTGCACAGAAgatatttctggtatttttaactTAGCCTGTTCTGAAgataacaaaaacataaaagcaacaGTGAATTATGAAACTCATCCACAGCCTGAAGAATTCTCCAGTCACCACAGAGATGCCACAGGAACAAGGGGAATTTCAGTTGAAATGCCTGGAAGTGAAGCTTCCTTTAAGAAGGAATTACTAGTTGGTAGTTATAGTAAACCAGGTATCAAAGATCATCTAGCTAACTCAAAAGTGTCCAGTGTCCTTTTGCGTCATTTTCCTAAGGGAGGGTTAATAAGCACATGCCAGTTAATTGAATGCGAGACAATACCAGAGACATCCTTTACAGAAAGTATCGATGACACTGTGAACAAACCTGAGCCTTCAGAACACTTCAAAAGCCCTTTAGCACATGAACAATGGGCAGCTAACTTTCAAGAATATCACTTAGAAAAGTACAAGGAAGTAAACACTggtaataaaaatcaaaatttgctaaatgaaaacagatgtcTTCCAAAACCTATTTTTTCCACTGGTAAGTGTGGGTGCAGCCAAGAAAATTCACAATTGATTAATGAGAATGAAGATACACACGtctttcaaaacacaaagaCAGACAGCACCCTGTTTAAGAAAACCATTTCACCTCATGAGCTCAAGTATGGCCAAGGTCAAGCTCACTACTGCCTTCCTGACTTCTCCAAAGTTGCTTCAGAAGTTAAAGTACCACAAAGCAGTGACAATATGAACTCAGTTCCTACCACTGAAAGAGCAAAATCATTCCCTATTTTGCTAAGTAAATCAGTAATTGCAAACAACATTCCAGAAAATAAGAACTATTTCAATGCTGAAGTAGAGAATCAAAAAGAAATGAGCATTCCAGAACTGCTGCAACAGCTAGAG ATGCTGACACAGCATGCTGACACCCAGAATCATATTGACCATCTGAGACTGAATACTACG ATACTTCCTCAGTCAGATTTTCCAAATGCCCGCATTGCCATTTACTCAGGAGACACTGGGACATCCTCTGAAGTCTTTACCGTACATGCTCCTATCTCTATACAATCTACACATGGTTTGTCAAaagcaa GATTACAAAGTGGAACAGCAGCATCAGCATTACCAGCAGCTGGTACAGTAGAAGCACACTGTCTAAATCCTTCTAATTTACTGCCAGAACTAACACTAGGAGAAAAGATGTCTCAAATACTAAAGGATCAGACAGATCAACTGATAAAGAAC GTGGAAGACTTCTCTAAGCACATGACCCAAGAGACACTCCTTTTACAAGACAACTACCTG GCATTAAATCAATTGAAAAGATACCTTGGTGCCTTGGAAAGGAATTACTTAACAGCTAGAGAAGAACACCGTAATTTACAGCTGCAGAATTACAAGGACAACGTTGGAGAGTTTGATCCTGAAAG AAAGGTGGAAGGGGAAATATTTAGACTTGGCATGCTGCTTGAAGACATCCAAGAACAAACTGATGACAGCAAATGCAACTTGTCATCTTTGCTTACTTCCTGTGAACCTGCCTGTTCATCATATTCTCTTTGTGAG AGCTCAGCAGTTTCAAGCATTGCTGAACCTCCAGAAAGAAGAGGTATTGAATCTGCATTTCTTCACAAGAACAATGAGGCAGAAAAAAGTCAGACAACTGATGCAATCCCACAGACAAATCAATTTTCTTTAGAAGGTGACAAGTGCAATCTTTGTCTTTACAT GTTACAAAAGAGAGCTGAATCAActttcagaagagaaacagagccCCTGGGAAAAGGAGATCTGCTAGCAAACAAGCATTCTTCCAACATAATG AGATTCCTTTCACCTGAGGAAAAATATGCTGCTGAAGGTCTTGCATCCCATAGTCAGGGTACATTAAGTCAAAAATTTAATGCTGATGAAGAAAGTATGAAAGG aaatacaaatatgcaggaaaggaaaactggaacATGTTCACTCTTCATTCAAAGAAAACCAACTGATTTATCAGATACCAACCCGA GCAGCGATTCAGAAGACATCTCAGCTTGTGATTCTTATAATGATTCACAAAGCAAGGAACTTGTGAACTGTGAGACTGAAAGTTACAAAACATTCAGTTCAAGACtatgtggagaaagaaaag gCCTTAGATGCAGATGCCCTAGAGGAAGCAGAGATCAATTTAAACTCGGGAATTACAAAGAGTCTGTTCAATCTTGTGCCCtatatagaaataaaagttCTGGTTCATCCT GCAAAACTTTGAGGCTGCCAAAACCTGCTATTCAAGCACATATGGTAAAATTATCCTTTCACATCAATACTTACCCAGCAAGAAGTCTGCAATCAACATCAGAAATAGAAATGCCAATGATTCCAATGCAAAT ATTTTAA